The nucleotide sequence ACGCTTAAGGAAGAAAGCTATATCCTTGCTGGTGAAAAATATGGCTATGATCTTGCTGGCTTTAGAAGACCTGATCCTTTGCAGTTAATTAAACTCGGGTTAGATGATAAGCAGGTCATTTTATCAACGACAAACGGTACAGTCGCCTTAAATAATTGTGCAAATGCACATACTGTGTATACAGCTTCGATTTTGAACACGAAGGCAGTTGCTAAAGAAATTACGAGGCTTCATTCCAAGCGTTCTGTGCTTATCGTTTGTGCAGGAAACCATGGGCGATTTTCAATGGAGGACTTTTTAACAGCTGGCTCTCTTCTTCAACATCTGTCTATGTCTCCACAATGGGAAGAATGGGAGCTTTCTGATGGTTCGCAAGCGGCGTTAACAATGTTTGAAGAAACTTCGCCCGCAAAAAAAGAACGTTTATTTTTAACTTCTGAAACAGGGTTGTTTTTAACTGAGGTGGGATATGAATGGACACTTCGTTATTTAGTTGAAGGCCACCAGTATAACATTGCTCCAATCTTATGTGGTGAACAGCTTACTCACCCCTCAAAAGCTTCAATATAGATCAAAGAAAGCTGACACATTCGGCGTGATTGTGTCAGCTTTCTTTGATTTACGTTGTCGTGAGTAATTGATGCTTCTGAATTTTACCGACAGAAGTTCGTGGGAATTCGTCAACAAATTGGACTTCTTCAGGTACTTTAAACGATGCTAATCTTTCCTTACAATAGCTGATTACTTCTTCTTCTGATAAATCCGCATCTTCTTTTTGAATAATAAAAGCTTTAATAGCAACGTCTCTCATTTCGTCTGGAACCCCAATAACAGCACTATCTGAAATATGTGGATGTTCATTTAAAATGTCTTCAATTTCACTTGTCGCAATATTTTCACCAGCACGCTTCACCATATCCTTCATTCGGTCTACAAAGTAAAAACAACCGTCATCACCAATGCGGGCATTATCACCTGTATAAAGCCATTCATCTTGAAGCGATGCTTTTGTTTTCTCTTCGTTTTCAAAGTATCCCTTCATTAACGTCCGGCCAGGAATACCTTTGACAATGATTTGCCCGACTTCACCATTTTCAACCTCTTTTCCATCCTCATCAACCAGCTTTACTTCATAACCGATTCCCGGCTTACCAATACTCATATTCGTTCGTACACCGTCTAATGGATTCATTAATGGTGTTCCAATTGTTTCTGTCATTCCATAAATCTGTAATAAACCTACCTCATATGTTTGTTCAAACTGTTCTAACTGCTCTGCCGTAACCGATTGGGCAAAAATGATTGTCTTTAACTTATGATTATACGTTTTTCCTTCGCCACTACGTAAAATCATTTTAATCGGAGCGGCAAATAAAGAGCCGATGGTTGCTTTAAAGGACTCAGCCTGCTCAAAATAACGAGAAGCACTGAATTTTTCCGTTAAAGCAATGCTGCCACCAACCGTTAACAGCGGCATTGTTAAATAGTATTGGCCATTTCCATGAAACATCGGCAAAACAATTAACCCGCGGTCATCGCTTCTCATCTTAAGTGTTTGTGACATATATTCACCAGCATAAATATAGTTCGCATGTGTTACTAAGACACCTTTCGGCTTTGAAGTTGTGCCTGATGTATATAAAATAGCCGCCACATCATCACTCGTTACATTGTTCGTTTCAACTGAAAGCACTTCAGCAGAATCTAACAACCTCTGTAAATCCTTATCTTCATATTCTCTCCCTTCGCACCTTGACAAAAGGACTTCTAAGTTTCGTTCACTTACGATCTCTGTAAATTTATCCAAATATGCTTCTTCAGTTATAATCAACTTTGAGTTTGAGTGTGAAATCAAATAATCCATTTCTGATTTTGGCGAGAGAATATTCGTCGGCACCATGACTGCACCCATACTTGTAATCGCAAACCATGCATACATAAAATCTAATGAATTTGGCAGGTGAAGAAGCACCTTATCACCTTTTCGGATTCCTTTGCTACATAAGACATTGATCAGTTTTTTTACGGTTTGGTCAAACTCCTCATAGCTGACAGAATAGCTTCCACCATTCGCATCTTCAAACAGCAAAAATGTTTTATTGCCATTTTGCTTCACTTGCTCCTGCAATAACGAGGGGATGGTACGCATACCAATTGCATCCATTGGAACTCCTCCTTCATGGTTTTACTTTAAATAGATGCAAGAATCATGCCAAAATCGGGGTTTGACATATTAATTTATATAAGTAGCAACACCATTACTACTAAATAGCTCCCTACAATTCCAAATGAAGGAACGAGGTACGAAAACGTATTCTGTGCTTGCTTACGTTTAATAATAGCCATCACAATAAGAGTTAACACACACCCTAATATAGCTAATAATAGGAGCTCACCACTTGCCGCCTTCCATATGCTTTCTTTACGATAGAAAAGATCCCCTATTGAAATAATTGATATATTAAACGCGTTGCTCCCTAATATCGCCCCTACAGCCATATTGACATTTGCTAGCTTAAGAGCTGCATAGACACCCATGGCATCAGGTACTGATGTAGCAATCGCCACTAAAATGCTACCAATAATTGTGGCACTTATACCTGTCGTTTTGGCCAGTTCATCTCCTGAAATAGACAAAGC is from Bacillus tianshenii and encodes:
- a CDS encoding 2-phosphosulfolactate phosphatase; the encoded protein is MQKIHVLMRKEEIDPTKLCNCAVIVIDSLLATSTICMLLQHGAKSVLPVSSPQHALTKAETLKEESYILAGEKYGYDLAGFRRPDPLQLIKLGLDDKQVILSTTNGTVALNNCANAHTVYTASILNTKAVAKEITRLHSKRSVLIVCAGNHGRFSMEDFLTAGSLLQHLSMSPQWEEWELSDGSQAALTMFEETSPAKKERLFLTSETGLFLTEVGYEWTLRYLVEGHQYNIAPILCGEQLTHPSKASI
- a CDS encoding AMP-binding protein; this translates as MDAIGMRTIPSLLQEQVKQNGNKTFLLFEDANGGSYSVSYEEFDQTVKKLINVLCSKGIRKGDKVLLHLPNSLDFMYAWFAITSMGAVMVPTNILSPKSEMDYLISHSNSKLIITEEAYLDKFTEIVSERNLEVLLSRCEGREYEDKDLQRLLDSAEVLSVETNNVTSDDVAAILYTSGTTSKPKGVLVTHANYIYAGEYMSQTLKMRSDDRGLIVLPMFHGNGQYYLTMPLLTVGGSIALTEKFSASRYFEQAESFKATIGSLFAAPIKMILRSGEGKTYNHKLKTIIFAQSVTAEQLEQFEQTYEVGLLQIYGMTETIGTPLMNPLDGVRTNMSIGKPGIGYEVKLVDEDGKEVENGEVGQIIVKGIPGRTLMKGYFENEEKTKASLQDEWLYTGDNARIGDDGCFYFVDRMKDMVKRAGENIATSEIEDILNEHPHISDSAVIGVPDEMRDVAIKAFIIQKEDADLSEEEVISYCKERLASFKVPEEVQFVDEFPRTSVGKIQKHQLLTTT